In one window of Henckelia pumila isolate YLH828 chromosome 1, ASM3356847v2, whole genome shotgun sequence DNA:
- the LOC140891653 gene encoding uncharacterized protein isoform X1: protein MRSGFLQVVVLVASFKGIGDKSTSAEFGNDQETMIFKDQLESSDQIPYIPIPNTEVIDRIKIQTEQRYPTPGEPTCVVCGKYGEYICNETDDDVCSMECKAELLRSIELDQDPSNEQLHVELFSARGGTFEVPESGGDKWDHDRNHWSKKRSSLCTYECWKCQKPGHLAEDCLALVQHKFNSIPRDLLDLYKRCSQIGKNFLAAKCNSCCRSATLAACLFCDNNFCDSAGHLSEHIRDHPSHKQYYSYKLKRLVKCCKATCRVTDIRDILVCHYCVNKAYDKFYDVYTATWKGSGLSIIQNSICCEDHFEWHRMNCSSANVENKAYIVKSKQGLMQMSDFIF, encoded by the exons ATGCGGTCTGGCTTCCTTCAAGTGGTTGTTCTCGTAGCTTCTTTCAAGGGAATTG GTGATAAAAGTACTTCTGCAGAATTTGGAAATGACCAAGAGACAATGATTTTCAAAGATCAACTGGAATCTAGTGACCAGATTCCGTACATCCCTATACCCA ATACAGAGGTAATTGATCGAATCAAAATTCAAACCGAGCAGAGGTATCCTACACCAGGAGAACCCACATGTGTTGTATGTGGGAAATACGGGGAGTATATATGCAATGAG ACTGATGATGATGTATGCAGCATGGAATGCAAAGCCGAACTTCTTAGAAGCATTGAACTCGACCAG GATCCCTCTAATGAACAACTCCATGTTGAATTATTTTCTGCTCGTGGAGGTACATTTGAAGTACCTGAATCTGGTGGAGACAAATGGGATCACGATCGGAATCATTGGTCTAAGAAGAGATCCAGTCTTTGTACTTATGAATG TTGGAAATGTCAAAAGCCTGGGCATCTTGCAGAAGATTGTTTG GCACTTGTTCAAcacaaattcaattcaataccaAGAGATCTTCTTGATTTATACAAAAG ATGCAGCCAAATTGGAAAAAACTTCTTGGCTGCTAAGTGCAACTCATGTTGTAGATCAGCAACCCTAGCTGCATGCCTATTCTGCGACAATAACTTTTGTGACAG TGCAGGCCACTTGAGCGAACATATTAGGGACCATCCATCCCACAAACAATACTACTCATATAAACTCAAGCGTCTG GTCAAATGCTGTAAAGCAACATGCAGGGTGACTGACATCAGAGATATTTTAGTTTGTCATTACTGTGTTAACAAGGCgtatgataaattttatgatgTCTACACCGCAACATG GAAAGGATCTGGACTttcaataattcaaaattcaatatGCTGTGAAGATCACTTTGAATG GCACCGGATGAACTGTTCGAGTGCAAATGTAGAAAACAAGGCCTATATTGTGAAGAGCAAACAAGGTCTGATGCAGATGAGTGACTTTATCTTTTGA
- the LOC140891653 gene encoding uncharacterized protein isoform X2, translated as MSMECKAELLRSIELDQDPSNEQLHVELFSARGGTFEVPESGGDKWDHDRNHWSKKRSSLCTYECWKCQKPGHLAEDCLALVQHKFNSIPRDLLDLYKRCSQIGKNFLAAKCNSCCRSATLAACLFCDNNFCDSAGHLSEHIRDHPSHKQYYSYKLKRLVKCCKATCRVTDIRDILVCHYCVNKAYDKFYDVYTATWKGSGLSIIQNSICCEDHFEWHRMNCSSANVENKAYIVKSKQGLMQMSDFIF; from the exons ATGAG CATGGAATGCAAAGCCGAACTTCTTAGAAGCATTGAACTCGACCAG GATCCCTCTAATGAACAACTCCATGTTGAATTATTTTCTGCTCGTGGAGGTACATTTGAAGTACCTGAATCTGGTGGAGACAAATGGGATCACGATCGGAATCATTGGTCTAAGAAGAGATCCAGTCTTTGTACTTATGAATG TTGGAAATGTCAAAAGCCTGGGCATCTTGCAGAAGATTGTTTG GCACTTGTTCAAcacaaattcaattcaataccaAGAGATCTTCTTGATTTATACAAAAG ATGCAGCCAAATTGGAAAAAACTTCTTGGCTGCTAAGTGCAACTCATGTTGTAGATCAGCAACCCTAGCTGCATGCCTATTCTGCGACAATAACTTTTGTGACAG TGCAGGCCACTTGAGCGAACATATTAGGGACCATCCATCCCACAAACAATACTACTCATATAAACTCAAGCGTCTG GTCAAATGCTGTAAAGCAACATGCAGGGTGACTGACATCAGAGATATTTTAGTTTGTCATTACTGTGTTAACAAGGCgtatgataaattttatgatgTCTACACCGCAACATG GAAAGGATCTGGACTttcaataattcaaaattcaatatGCTGTGAAGATCACTTTGAATG GCACCGGATGAACTGTTCGAGTGCAAATGTAGAAAACAAGGCCTATATTGTGAAGAGCAAACAAGGTCTGATGCAGATGAGTGACTTTATCTTTTGA